A region from the uncultured Bacteroides sp. genome encodes:
- a CDS encoding OmpH family outer membrane protein, with translation MNRTNYLINGIAAVAVIVLFSQCSGKAEKKAVEITPGAAMATSNMKIAYVEIDTLLTQYNFWNDLNEAMMKKEENIRATLNQKARELDAEGQDFQRKLQNNAFVSRERAEQEHARLTKKQQDLQDLQTRLTNELTAENQKNSLQLRDSINSFLKEYNKTKGYSMIISNTGFDNLLYADSTYNITKEIVEGLNARYTSASTKK, from the coding sequence ATGAATAGAACAAACTACCTCATTAACGGGATTGCGGCTGTTGCAGTAATCGTTTTATTTTCGCAATGTTCAGGTAAAGCAGAAAAAAAAGCGGTAGAAATTACTCCCGGGGCGGCAATGGCTACATCAAACATGAAAATAGCTTATGTTGAAATAGATACTTTGCTCACTCAATATAATTTTTGGAACGACCTAAACGAGGCAATGATGAAGAAGGAAGAGAACATACGCGCCACCTTAAATCAGAAAGCCCGTGAACTGGATGCTGAAGGCCAGGATTTTCAACGGAAATTGCAAAATAACGCTTTTGTTAGTCGTGAGAGAGCAGAGCAAGAACATGCACGCCTTACAAAGAAACAGCAAGATTTGCAAGATTTGCAGACTCGCCTGACTAATGAATTAACAGCAGAGAATCAAAAGAACAGTTTGCAATTGCGTGATTCTATTAATTCTTTTTTGAAAGAATATAATAAAACCAAAGGATATAGCATGATAATCAGTAATACCGGTTTTGATAACTTGCTTTATGCCGATAGTACTTATAATATAACAAAAGAAATTGTTGAAGGTCTGAATGCCAGATATACTTCGGCTTCTACCAAAAAATAG
- a CDS encoding endonuclease encodes MFWNVENLFDCKHDTLKHDEEFLPTSMRAWHYGRYKKKLANIARTITAIGQWTPPALVGLCEVENDSVLRDLTRYSPLKKYNYRYVMTNSPDMRGIDVALLYQRGHFKLLSYHSIRIPFSGKHQHPTRDILHVIGLNINNDSLDVFVVHLPSRSGGQKASEPNRIRVAETLKAAVDSLFLIRAYPKIIIMGDFNDYPYNKSISKILEAVAPPKHPEPQHLYNLLADKAKTRNFGSYKYQGEWGLLDQLIVSGTLLTPTGNFTTSEAKANVARLPFLLTKDEKYGGEQPFRTYNGIRYQGGFSDHLPVYLDFSFTPSE; translated from the coding sequence ATGTTCTGGAATGTAGAAAACCTCTTCGACTGTAAGCACGATACCCTGAAACACGATGAAGAATTTCTGCCTACCTCTATGCGTGCCTGGCATTATGGTCGATACAAAAAAAAGTTAGCCAACATTGCCCGTACCATTACCGCCATAGGACAGTGGACTCCGCCGGCTCTCGTAGGTCTGTGCGAAGTAGAAAACGACAGTGTATTGCGAGACCTCACCAGATATTCACCGCTGAAGAAGTACAATTATCGCTACGTGATGACTAACTCTCCGGACATGCGGGGCATTGACGTGGCACTTCTCTATCAACGCGGACACTTCAAACTGCTTAGCTATCATTCGATACGCATTCCTTTTTCCGGCAAACATCAGCACCCCACGCGAGACATTCTCCATGTTATTGGCTTAAACATAAATAACGACAGTCTCGATGTGTTTGTAGTACATCTCCCCTCCCGTTCCGGTGGACAAAAAGCATCAGAGCCTAACCGCATTCGTGTAGCCGAGACATTAAAGGCAGCCGTGGACAGTCTATTTCTCATTCGCGCATATCCAAAAATTATTATTATGGGCGATTTCAACGACTATCCGTACAATAAGTCCATCTCAAAAATACTCGAAGCCGTTGCCCCTCCAAAGCATCCGGAGCCTCAACATCTATACAATCTGCTGGCCGATAAAGCCAAAACACGCAACTTCGGCTCCTACAAATATCAGGGAGAATGGGGATTGCTGGATCAGCTAATCGTGTCGGGCACATTGCTTACACCTACCGGCAATTTCACAACAAGCGAGGCGAAAGCCAACGTGGCCCGCCTCCCTTTCTTATTAACGAAAGATGAAAAATACGGTGGAGAACAACCATTCAGAACGTATAATGGAATAAGATACCAAGGTGGTTTTAGTGATCATCTACCCGTCTATCTGGATTTTTCTTTTACTCCATCAGAGTAG
- a CDS encoding mechanosensitive ion channel domain-containing protein, with protein sequence MKNTDDFNEILNYSIIKLSNALDIKVITIIQLLVLVIITTLLLYLIKKAIYKSRHLDTGKKYSLNNLIRYVITIIAFGWMLQTLGFDLKIILAGSAALLVGVGLGLQNLFSDFVSGIILLIDSSIKVNDVIDVNGLICEVREINLRTTLVLTRDDKFILLPNTLLTKNELINWTHSISSSRFEVSVGVEYSSDIDLVMNVMKEICEQQEGVLKVPEPFVRFNDFGDSSLLFTVYFWCENVFRVENIKSQIRHDLFNKFRQQGIGIPFPQRVLHFPKDEEKV encoded by the coding sequence ATGAAAAATACCGACGATTTCAATGAAATACTAAACTATTCAATTATAAAATTGAGTAATGCGCTTGACATCAAGGTCATAACAATAATACAGTTATTGGTTCTTGTTATCATAACAACTCTATTACTGTATCTAATAAAAAAAGCAATCTACAAGTCAAGACACTTAGATACAGGCAAAAAATATTCCCTCAATAATCTCATCCGCTACGTCATAACCATTATTGCATTCGGATGGATGCTACAAACCTTGGGCTTTGACCTCAAAATTATACTGGCAGGTTCCGCAGCACTTCTTGTAGGTGTTGGTTTAGGATTACAAAATCTTTTCAGCGATTTCGTTTCCGGTATCATTTTACTTATCGACTCATCCATAAAAGTAAATGATGTGATTGATGTAAACGGATTGATATGTGAAGTTAGAGAAATCAATTTACGCACCACACTGGTTCTCACCCGTGACGATAAATTTATCCTCCTGCCCAATACACTTCTGACTAAGAATGAATTGATAAACTGGACGCATTCTATCTCTTCATCACGTTTCGAAGTGAGTGTAGGAGTTGAATATTCTTCGGATATAGATTTGGTAATGAACGTGATGAAAGAAATATGCGAACAGCAAGAAGGCGTACTCAAAGTACCCGAACCATTCGTGAGATTTAATGACTTTGGTGATTCCTCTTTGCTCTTCACCGTTTATTTTTGGTGTGAGAATGTATTTCGTGTCGAAAATATAAAAAGCCAAATTCGTCACGATCTATTTAATAAGTTCCGTCAACAAGGCATCGGCATTCCTTTCCCACAGCGAGTGCTACATTTCCCTAAAGATGAAGAAAAAGTATAG
- a CDS encoding DNA polymerase III subunit gamma/tau, with product MENYIVSARKYRPSTFESVVGQGALTTTLKNAIATQKLAHAYLFCGPRGVGKTTCARIFAKTINCMHLSADGEACDECESCVAFNEQRSYNIHELDAASNNSVDDIRQLVEQVRIPPQIGKYKVYIIDEVHMLSTSAFNAFLKTLEEPPHHAIFILATTEKHKILPTILSRCQIYDFNRITVEDTVNHLNYVASKEGITVEQEALNVIALKSDGGMRDALSIFDQVVSFTGGNITYQSVIENLNVLDYEYYFKLTECFLENKVTDALLLLNDILNKGFDGNHFITGLSSHFRDLLVSKDASTLALLEVGASIRQRYQEQAQKCTLPFLYRAMKLCNDCDMNYRISKNKRLLVELTLIQVTQLTVEDDDEAHGRSPKQTIKPVFNSPAVAQQPQPQAANVTNVSRQVEKPDIIQNQVSAKAASSPAAALLSKVVEEKKVPLMKGSSMGISIKKFKNEDEEKALASVLQRSDAQSVAEENHSFTESELNYFWREYAGQLPLEQKAIAMRMQNIKVAKTDDTVYEIVVDNEYPAKDFVAIMPDIQSYLRKQLKNTQITISVRISEANENIRAFGKVEKFQMMVQKNSALMTLKEEFGLEFY from the coding sequence ATGGAGAACTATATCGTATCGGCCCGTAAATATCGCCCGTCTACGTTCGAATCGGTAGTGGGGCAAGGGGCACTGACTACTACACTTAAAAATGCCATTGCTACTCAAAAATTGGCTCATGCTTATTTGTTTTGTGGTCCTCGCGGAGTAGGAAAAACAACCTGTGCGCGTATTTTTGCTAAAACAATTAATTGTATGCATTTGTCGGCTGATGGAGAAGCTTGCGATGAATGTGAATCATGTGTAGCTTTTAATGAACAGCGGTCGTATAATATTCATGAACTTGACGCTGCGTCCAATAATTCAGTGGATGATATTCGCCAATTGGTGGAGCAAGTGCGCATACCTCCTCAGATTGGCAAATACAAAGTCTATATTATAGATGAGGTGCACATGTTATCTACTTCGGCATTTAACGCTTTCCTTAAAACGCTGGAGGAACCTCCGCATCATGCCATCTTTATTCTGGCTACTACAGAGAAACATAAGATTTTGCCCACTATTCTGTCTCGTTGTCAGATCTATGATTTTAATCGCATTACGGTAGAAGACACGGTGAATCATTTGAATTACGTCGCTTCGAAAGAAGGAATTACAGTTGAACAGGAAGCTTTGAATGTCATTGCATTAAAATCGGACGGAGGAATGCGCGACGCTCTTTCTATTTTTGATCAGGTGGTGAGTTTCACCGGTGGAAATATTACGTATCAGAGTGTGATTGAAAATCTCAATGTGCTAGATTATGAATATTACTTTAAACTCACCGAATGTTTTCTTGAAAATAAAGTAACGGATGCTTTGTTGTTGCTTAATGATATATTGAATAAAGGATTTGACGGCAATCATTTTATTACAGGATTGTCGTCTCATTTTCGTGATTTGCTGGTAAGCAAAGATGCGTCAACTCTTGCACTGCTCGAAGTAGGTGCAAGCATTCGTCAACGCTATCAGGAGCAGGCTCAGAAATGCACTTTGCCTTTTTTGTATCGTGCTATGAAGCTTTGTAACGATTGCGATATGAACTATCGGATTAGTAAGAACAAACGATTATTAGTAGAATTAACTCTGATTCAGGTGACTCAGCTTACAGTTGAAGATGATGATGAAGCTCATGGGCGTAGCCCTAAACAAACTATAAAACCAGTCTTTAATTCACCAGCAGTGGCTCAACAACCGCAACCTCAGGCGGCCAATGTAACAAATGTATCTCGTCAGGTTGAGAAACCTGATATTATTCAAAATCAAGTTTCTGCTAAAGCTGCGTCTTCGCCTGCTGCGGCTCTTTTGAGTAAAGTCGTGGAAGAAAAAAAAGTACCTTTGATGAAAGGTTCCAGCATGGGCATTTCTATAAAGAAATTTAAGAACGAAGATGAAGAAAAAGCATTAGCGTCGGTTTTACAACGGTCGGATGCGCAGTCTGTGGCTGAAGAAAATCATTCTTTTACTGAAAGCGAGCTGAATTATTTTTGGCGAGAGTATGCCGGGCAGCTTCCGCTGGAACAAAAAGCTATTGCTATGCGCATGCAAAATATAAAGGTAGCTAAAACAGACGATACGGTTTATGAAATAGTAGTGGATAATGAGTATCCGGCCAAAGATTTTGTAGCTATTATGCCGGATATTCAGTCTTATTTAAGAAAGCAACTTAAAAATACGCAGATAACTATTTCTGTGCGCATCAGCGAAGCGAATGAGAATATTCGTGCATTTGGAAAGGTTGAAAAGTTCCAAATGATGGTTCAGAAAAACAGCGCACTGATGACGCTAAAGGAAGAATTTGGTTTGGAATTTTATTAA
- the fsa gene encoding fructose-6-phosphate aldolase codes for MKFFIDTANLDQIREAHDLGVLDGVTTNPSLMAKEGIKGVENQRAHYVEICNIVQGDVSAEVIATDYEGMIREGKELAALNPHIVVKVPCIADGIKAIKYFSGKGIRTNCTLIFSVGQALLAAKAGAAYASPFVGRLDDIGEDGIALVAQIVEMYRYYGYQTQVLAASIRSTKHILECVEVGADVATCPLSAIKGLLNHPLTDSGLKKFLEDYKKVNG; via the coding sequence ATGAAATTTTTTATTGACACAGCGAATTTAGATCAGATACGCGAGGCCCATGATTTGGGCGTATTGGATGGAGTAACCACCAACCCTTCTTTGATGGCTAAAGAGGGTATTAAAGGTGTTGAAAATCAGCGTGCTCATTATGTAGAGATCTGCAATATTGTGCAGGGTGATGTAAGTGCCGAAGTGATTGCAACCGACTACGAAGGGATGATTCGTGAAGGAAAGGAACTTGCAGCACTGAACCCTCATATTGTGGTAAAGGTGCCTTGCATAGCTGATGGCATTAAAGCCATAAAATATTTTTCGGGAAAAGGAATACGCACTAACTGTACATTGATCTTTTCTGTTGGACAAGCTTTGCTGGCAGCTAAAGCAGGTGCTGCTTATGCTTCGCCTTTTGTGGGCAGACTGGATGATATTGGTGAAGATGGCATTGCTCTTGTGGCACAGATTGTGGAAATGTATCGTTACTACGGTTATCAGACGCAAGTACTTGCTGCATCCATTCGGAGCACTAAGCATATTCTTGAATGTGTAGAAGTAGGAGCTGATGTGGCTACTTGTCCGCTAAGTGCTATTAAAGGATTATTAAATCACCCGTTAACAGACTCGGGCTTGAAAAAATTTCTGGAAGATTATAAGAAAGTGAACGGATAA
- a CDS encoding oxidoreductase, protein MMEFNSLSGNALSMQKPIGSGFTGASTADDVIKGIDLTNKIAIVTGGYSGLGLETVRVLHAAGARVVVPTRDLSKAENALKNLEGVEIEMMDLMNPASIDSFAEKFLASGRPLHILVNSAGIMACPLARDARGYESQFATNHLGHFQLVARLWPALCRAKGARVVSVSSWGHHYSPIVFEDPNFEHRDYDRWMAYGQSKTANILFALSLDKLGREEGIRAFSLHPGSILNTGLGKHLSDEELRNAGVIDELRNPILDPARNLKTVEQGAATSVWCATSPQLNDMGGVYCENGDIAPLVAEGDMSSWNLGDSTRHTGVMFYAVDTEQADRLWKLSEKLIGVTIK, encoded by the coding sequence ATGATGGAATTTAATAGTTTATCAGGGAATGCATTGTCTATGCAAAAGCCCATTGGTTCCGGTTTTACCGGAGCGTCTACTGCGGATGATGTTATTAAAGGCATCGATTTAACTAACAAAATAGCAATAGTTACCGGTGGCTATTCCGGACTCGGATTGGAAACCGTGCGAGTGCTTCATGCTGCCGGTGCGAGGGTCGTTGTTCCGACACGTGACCTCAGTAAGGCGGAGAATGCACTCAAAAATCTCGAAGGAGTAGAGATAGAAATGATGGATTTGATGAATCCTGCTTCGATAGACAGCTTTGCTGAAAAATTTCTTGCTTCGGGTCGGCCATTGCACATATTGGTGAATAGTGCGGGAATTATGGCCTGTCCTTTGGCGCGAGATGCACGGGGATATGAATCGCAGTTTGCTACAAATCATTTAGGGCACTTTCAGTTAGTGGCACGTCTCTGGCCTGCTTTGTGCCGGGCGAAAGGTGCCCGGGTTGTTTCTGTATCTTCCTGGGGGCATCACTATTCGCCTATTGTATTCGAAGATCCTAACTTTGAACATCGCGATTATGATCGTTGGATGGCTTACGGTCAATCGAAAACGGCTAACATCCTTTTTGCTCTTTCACTTGACAAGCTTGGTAGAGAAGAGGGTATACGTGCTTTTTCACTTCATCCGGGCAGTATTCTCAATACCGGTTTGGGGAAACATCTTTCGGATGAAGAACTCCGAAATGCGGGTGTTATTGATGAGTTACGAAATCCCATCCTTGACCCTGCGAGGAACCTAAAAACAGTGGAGCAGGGAGCTGCAACCAGTGTTTGGTGTGCAACAAGCCCTCAGCTCAACGATATGGGAGGGGTTTATTGCGAAAATGGCGATATTGCTCCGCTAGTGGCCGAAGGTGATATGAGCAGTTGGAATCTGGGAGATTCGACACGCCACACCGGTGTTATGTTTTATGCTGTTGATACTGAGCAAGCCGATCGTCTTTGGAAGCTGAGCGAAAAACTTATAGGTGTAACAATTAAATAG
- a CDS encoding aminoacyl-histidine dipeptidase, protein MELSDLKPAIVFHYFNEICKVPRPSKKEEKIIAFLEAFGKEHKLETKKDECGNILIKKPATQGKEHLKTVVLQSHVDMVCEKNSDVTHNFLTDPIETEIDGEWLKAKGTTLGADNGIGVATELTILASNDIEHGPLECLFTIDEETGLTGAFALKEGFMNADILLNLDSEDEGELFIGCAGGIDSIAEFHYKEVSVPESYFFFKVEVKGLKGGHSGGDIHLGRGNANKILNRFLSQTATKYDLYLCEINGGNLRNAIPREAYAVCAVPNDKKESVRVDLNVFTSEIENELSIIEPDLKLILQSETPRKTAIDQDTTARLLKTLYATPHGVYAMSQDIPGLVETSTNLASVKMQAGNSIKVETSQRSSVLSARDDMANTVRAAFELGGADISFGDGYPGWKPNPHSEILEVAAASYKRLFGVEAKVKAIHAGLECGLFLDKYPSLDMISFGPTLIGVHSPDERMHIPSVDKFWKHLLDVLANIPEKN, encoded by the coding sequence ATGGAACTATCTGATCTAAAACCGGCTATAGTATTTCATTACTTTAATGAAATTTGCAAAGTGCCGCGTCCTTCTAAGAAAGAAGAGAAAATCATTGCCTTTTTAGAGGCATTCGGAAAAGAACATAAGCTGGAAACAAAAAAAGATGAATGCGGAAACATTCTAATAAAGAAACCGGCAACTCAAGGCAAAGAACATCTTAAAACAGTAGTGTTGCAATCGCATGTGGATATGGTATGCGAGAAGAATAGCGATGTAACACACAACTTCCTCACCGACCCTATAGAAACAGAAATTGACGGTGAATGGCTAAAAGCTAAAGGAACAACCCTTGGAGCCGACAATGGCATCGGTGTTGCCACCGAGTTGACGATACTTGCATCCAACGATATAGAACACGGACCACTCGAATGCTTATTTACAATAGATGAGGAAACCGGACTTACCGGAGCTTTTGCTTTGAAAGAAGGATTCATGAACGCTGACATCCTCCTTAATCTTGATTCGGAAGACGAAGGAGAACTTTTCATCGGTTGTGCCGGTGGTATAGATTCAATTGCCGAATTTCATTATAAAGAAGTATCTGTACCCGAAAGTTATTTTTTCTTCAAAGTAGAAGTTAAAGGCTTAAAAGGAGGGCATTCCGGAGGAGATATTCATTTGGGAAGAGGCAATGCCAATAAGATATTGAACAGATTCCTCAGCCAAACGGCTACAAAATATGATTTATATCTTTGCGAAATCAATGGAGGTAATTTACGCAATGCCATCCCGCGCGAAGCATATGCCGTATGTGCCGTACCTAACGATAAAAAAGAATCGGTACGGGTAGATCTCAATGTATTTACTTCGGAAATAGAAAATGAATTATCAATCATTGAGCCCGATTTAAAACTGATACTTCAATCAGAGACACCTCGCAAAACAGCAATCGACCAAGACACTACCGCTCGTTTACTAAAAACTCTTTATGCTACTCCACACGGCGTATATGCCATGAGCCAGGACATACCCGGTCTGGTAGAAACATCTACCAACCTGGCATCGGTCAAAATGCAAGCAGGAAATAGTATAAAGGTAGAAACAAGCCAACGTAGCTCTGTTTTATCTGCCCGTGATGATATGGCCAACACCGTTCGTGCTGCTTTTGAACTGGGAGGTGCCGATATTTCATTCGGCGACGGATATCCGGGTTGGAAACCCAACCCACATTCCGAGATATTAGAAGTAGCTGCTGCTTCCTATAAACGCTTGTTTGGCGTTGAAGCCAAAGTAAAAGCCATACATGCCGGTTTGGAATGCGGACTCTTTCTCGATAAGTATCCTTCATTAGATATGATTTCATTTGGCCCTACTCTCATCGGTGTTCACTCACCCGATGAACGGATGCACATCCCCTCGGTAGACAAATTCTGGAAACATCTGTTAGATGTGCTGGCTAATATCCCGGAAAAGAATTAA
- a CDS encoding ATP-binding cassette domain-containing protein, whose translation MEQNIIQITGGMARNPLVRLASPLNMAFAAGEHLAIVGPNGSGKSLLVDTLLGKYPLKEGHLAYDFSPSSTKTVYDNVKYIAFRDTYGAADANYYYQQRWNAHDQDDAPEVREMLGEMKDEVLKRELFDLFRIAPMLDKKIILLSSGELRKFQLAKTLLTAPRVLIMDNPFIGLDASTRDLLHGLLQRLTQMSALQIVLVLSMTDDIPSFITHVLPVQNLQVGEKVRREQYLDSLREVEDSVGIQELQQRIIHLSYGNTNYDSTEVVKLNKVSIRYGDRTILRELDWTVRRGEKWALSGENGSGKSTLLSLVCADNPQSYACDISLFGRKRGTGESIWEIKKHIGYVSPEMHRAYLKNLPTIEIVASGLHDSIGLYKSPKPEQMEICEWWMDIFGVAQFKDKPFLQLSSGEQRLVLLARAFVKDPELLILDEPLHGLDTHNRQRVKRIIEAFCRRQDKTMIMVTHYEKELPATITDRLTLKRNQ comes from the coding sequence ATGGAGCAAAATATTATTCAAATTACGGGGGGCATGGCGCGCAACCCGCTGGTTCGTTTGGCCTCACCCCTCAACATGGCATTCGCTGCGGGCGAGCACTTGGCTATAGTAGGGCCTAACGGATCAGGGAAGAGCTTACTGGTAGATACGCTTTTAGGTAAATATCCTCTAAAAGAAGGGCATTTGGCGTACGACTTTTCTCCTTCGTCTACTAAAACAGTGTACGATAATGTGAAATACATCGCTTTTCGTGATACGTATGGTGCGGCTGATGCCAATTACTATTATCAGCAACGTTGGAATGCACATGATCAGGATGATGCACCTGAAGTTCGAGAAATGCTTGGTGAAATGAAGGATGAAGTGCTTAAACGGGAATTATTCGATCTTTTTCGTATAGCACCCATGCTCGACAAAAAAATCATTCTTCTTTCCAGCGGTGAGCTGCGAAAGTTTCAATTGGCCAAAACGTTGCTTACTGCACCTCGCGTGCTTATTATGGATAATCCTTTTATCGGATTAGATGCATCTACACGCGATTTACTGCATGGTTTGTTGCAGCGTCTTACACAAATGTCTGCTTTGCAAATTGTTCTTGTTCTTTCTATGACGGATGATATTCCTTCGTTTATCACTCATGTGTTGCCGGTGCAAAACCTACAGGTAGGCGAAAAGGTTAGGAGAGAGCAATATTTGGATTCTCTCCGGGAAGTGGAAGATTCTGTTGGCATACAAGAACTACAGCAGCGCATCATTCATTTATCTTATGGCAACACCAATTATGATTCGACTGAGGTGGTGAAACTTAATAAGGTTAGCATTCGTTATGGAGATCGAACCATATTAAGAGAGCTGGACTGGACAGTCCGTCGTGGTGAAAAGTGGGCACTTAGTGGTGAAAATGGTTCCGGTAAATCGACCTTACTAAGTTTGGTTTGTGCAGATAATCCACAATCTTACGCCTGTGACATCAGTTTGTTTGGTCGCAAGCGGGGTACGGGTGAGAGTATCTGGGAGATAAAGAAACACATTGGTTATGTATCGCCGGAAATGCATCGTGCCTACTTGAAAAATTTGCCTACGATTGAGATTGTGGCATCGGGATTGCACGATTCCATTGGCCTTTATAAATCTCCCAAACCCGAACAAATGGAAATTTGTGAGTGGTGGATGGATATTTTCGGTGTAGCACAGTTTAAAGACAAACCTTTCTTGCAACTCTCATCGGGCGAACAGCGTTTGGTTTTACTGGCTCGTGCTTTTGTGAAAGATCCTGAATTGCTCATTCTCGATGAACCTCTTCATGGTTTGGATACTCACAACCGGCAGCGGGTGAAAAGAATTATCGAAGCCTTTTGCCGTAGACAAGATAAAACAATGATTATGGTTACACATTATGAAAAAGAATTGCCTGCTACAATTACCGATAGGTTGACATTGAAACGAAATCAATAG
- a CDS encoding septum formation initiator family protein, giving the protein MGKLLSIWNFIRRHKYLITTLTFAIIIGFLDENSIMHRVAYAREISHLQEEIQKYRNEYNESTKRLNELTTNPEAIEQIAREKYLMKKPDEDIYVFEEDK; this is encoded by the coding sequence ATGGGTAAATTATTATCGATCTGGAATTTTATAAGGAGACATAAATACCTCATTACCACATTGACATTTGCCATTATTATCGGCTTTCTTGATGAAAACAGTATAATGCATCGCGTAGCTTATGCTCGTGAAATAAGCCATCTGCAAGAAGAGATACAGAAATACCGCAATGAATATAATGAGAGTACGAAACGTTTAAATGAACTCACTACTAATCCCGAAGCTATCGAACAGATTGCCCGTGAAAAGTACCTGATGAAGAAACCAGACGAGGATATTTACGTATTTGAAGAAGACAAATAA